One part of the Vicia villosa cultivar HV-30 ecotype Madison, WI linkage group LG6, Vvil1.0, whole genome shotgun sequence genome encodes these proteins:
- the LOC131613938 gene encoding F-box/kelch-repeat protein At3g23880-like codes for MNEFTHKLNPNPIKISKTIARNSKTSFATANLTNLHMNLQSKCPLIMSPSSSPVFIPHDLIIEVLSLLPVKSVIRLMCMSKTFHSLVSDPTFVKLHLHRSARTQDVSLISNSEGHDATLNVVSLSHNPSIRFTLPNDPFFQNNYKDCFYIVGSCNGLLCLGHKVNGNRKKMSLRFWNPATRTLSYKLRITGDGRLYNLTFGYDSSSNTYKLVHFINRKTEVKVLNLGDNVWRNIQNSPSSHYLAMQFVHLSDSVIWLAVGNFPSPRPYNYENITIEQFAAISLDLGTETHTRLSLPQGFIEVPFVEPHLSVLKDSLCFSHDFKQTHFVIWQMKEFGVAESWTQLFKIKYYNLQIYNDLQFRWIPLCMSEKSDTLLLTNPNTAILYNWRCNKSESIDKPWRFRYHYYTESLVSYSLVSYCLQRCRSLDGDC; via the coding sequence ATGAATGAATTTACTCACAAACTGAACCCTAACCCTATCAAAATATCTAAAACCATCGCTCGAAACTCGAAAACCTCTTTTGCAACCGCAAATCTCACAAACCTCCACATGAATCTCCAATCGAAGTGCCCTCTCATCATGTCACCATCATCATCACCGGTTTTCATTCCGCACGATCTTATCATCGAGGTGCTTTCCCTTCTTCCGGTAAAATCAGTCATTCGATTGATGTGCATGAGTAAGACATTCCACTCTCTTGTCTCTGATCCCACCTTTGTCAAATTGCATCTTCATAGATCTGCACGAACTCAAGACGTCTCACTTATATCCAACTCCGAAGGCCATGACGCCACCTTAAACGTTGTTAGTCTATCTCATAATCCTTCAATTCGTTTCACCCTTCCAAATGAtcctttctttcaaaacaactaTAAAGATTGTTTCTATATAGTTGGTTCCTGCAATGGATTACTCTGTTTGGGTCATAAAGTTAATGGTAACCGTAAAAAGATGAGCCTTCGTTTTTGGAACCCCGCAACGAGGACATTGTCGTATAAATTACGAATCACTGGTGATGGTAGACTTTATAATTTGACTTTTGGTTATGATAGTTCAAGCAACACTTATAAGCTGGTGCATTTCATTAATCGTAAAACGGAGGTAAAAGTTCTCAATTTGGGCGATAATGTTTGGAGAAATATTCAAAATTCACCTAGCTCTCATTATTTGGCAATGCAGTTTGTGCATCTGAGTGATAGTGTTATTTGGTTGGCAGTAGGCAATTTCCCCTCTCCTCGTCCTTATAATTATGAGAATATTACTATAGAACAATTTGCGGCTATTTCCCTTGATTTGGGCACGGAGACACATACTAGGTTGTCTCTTCCGCAAGGTTTCATTGAAGTGCCATTTGTAGAACCACATCTAAGTGTGTTAAAGgactctctttgtttttctcatgATTTCAAACAAACTCATTTTGTTATATGGCAAATGAAGGAATTCGGAGTTGCAGAATCTTGGACACAGctatttaaaatcaaatattataatCTTCAAATATATAATGACTTGCAGTTTAGGTGGATTCCATTATGCATGTCTGAGAAGAGTGATACTCTATTACTGACAAATCCAAACACTGCAATTCTCTATAATTGGAGATGTAACAAATCAGAGAGTATTGATAAACCTTGGAGGTTCCGTTACCATTATTACACTGAAAGCTTGGTTTCATATAGCTTGGTTTCATATTGCCTTCAAAGGTGCAGATCTTTGGATGGAGACTGCTAA